In Candidatus Hydrogenedentota bacterium, one genomic interval encodes:
- a CDS encoding type II toxin-antitoxin system HicB family antitoxin, translating into MKFNVTVDRDEDGAWIVECPSIPGCISQGDTREEALENIREAIQLCLEVRAEKGMPLTVETRQVEVAV; encoded by the coding sequence ATGAAGTTTAACGTGACAGTGGACCGGGATGAAGACGGCGCTTGGATTGTGGAGTGCCCCTCAATCCCAGGATGCATCAGCCAGGGAGACACACGGGAGGAGGCTTTGGAAAATATTCGTGAAGCCATACAGCTCTGCCTGGAGGTGCGCGCGGAGAAGGGAATGCCACTGACAGTCGAAACCCGTCAGGTGGAGGTGGCCGTCTGA
- a CDS encoding DUF4080 domain-containing protein — protein MNSPPQQTDIVLAAVNARYAHTAIGQRFLRANLGPRREHCRCLEFTLENAPADMAETVLALSPKIVGLGAYIWNVDRVRELARILKALDPALWVVVGGPETWAADASPAGFGADYLVRGEGETVFAELVAQLLEGTPSASRVITAVPPDLDTLVLPYEDYTDNDIAHRVLYVETSRGCPCRCAFCLSAGDKSVRYYSLVAFFSCMQLLMARGARRFKFVDRTFNLRLDRFNAVLSFFLEHWQEGMQLHFEILPELLSEEMLIGLSRFPLDGLHLEVGVQSFDPAVLAAINRPQDAARTEEVLHALHRRTGARVHADLIAGLPGEGLAEFASGFDRLLATGTQEIQVGILKRLPGAPLSEMDLPGMVFSEIPPYEVLQTPDLSFGELLRVKRFARYFERCHNSGNFPATLPLLFALRSSAFDAFMGLSDRLWSATGRTHGLSLGTLARHLREYLLEQSPLPAAQITETVQSDLDRLPGRRGVL, from the coding sequence ATGAACTCCCCACCACAGCAGACGGACATTGTGCTGGCGGCGGTGAATGCGCGCTACGCGCACACGGCCATCGGCCAGCGTTTTCTCCGGGCCAATCTCGGACCCCGGCGGGAGCACTGCCGCTGTCTGGAGTTCACCTTGGAGAACGCACCGGCCGACATGGCGGAGACCGTCCTGGCCCTCTCCCCGAAAATCGTCGGACTGGGCGCCTATATCTGGAATGTGGACCGGGTGCGGGAACTGGCCCGCATCCTCAAGGCGCTCGACCCCGCCCTGTGGGTGGTGGTGGGCGGACCGGAGACGTGGGCGGCGGATGCCTCACCCGCCGGATTCGGCGCGGATTATCTGGTTCGGGGAGAGGGGGAAACAGTCTTTGCGGAACTGGTCGCCCAACTGCTGGAAGGCACCCCGTCTGCCAGCCGTGTCATCACCGCCGTCCCCCCGGACTTGGACACTTTGGTCCTGCCCTATGAAGACTACACGGACAATGACATCGCCCACCGGGTGCTGTATGTCGAAACCTCGCGAGGCTGTCCATGCCGCTGCGCTTTCTGTCTGTCCGCAGGCGACAAAAGTGTCCGTTATTATTCTCTTGTGGCGTTTTTTAGTTGTATGCAACTGTTAATGGCGCGGGGTGCCAGACGATTCAAGTTTGTGGACCGCACTTTCAACCTGCGGCTGGACCGTTTCAATGCCGTACTCTCCTTTTTTCTGGAACACTGGCAGGAGGGCATGCAGCTTCATTTTGAAATACTCCCGGAACTACTCTCAGAGGAGATGTTGATCGGTTTGTCGCGGTTTCCGTTGGACGGACTCCATTTGGAGGTGGGGGTACAGAGTTTCGATCCCGCTGTACTCGCCGCCATCAACCGTCCCCAAGACGCCGCCCGAACGGAGGAAGTGCTCCATGCCCTGCACCGGCGCACGGGCGCACGGGTCCACGCCGACCTCATCGCCGGCCTTCCCGGCGAGGGTTTGGCGGAGTTTGCGTCGGGTTTTGACCGCCTGTTGGCCACGGGGACACAAGAAATCCAAGTGGGCATCCTGAAGCGTCTCCCCGGCGCGCCCCTCTCCGAAATGGACCTGCCGGGCATGGTCTTCTCTGAAATACCCCCCTACGAGGTGCTACAAACGCCGGACCTGTCCTTCGGGGAACTGCTCCGCGTCAAGCGCTTCGCGCGCTATTTCGAGCGGTGCCACAACTCGGGGAATTTCCCCGCGACGCTGCCCCTGCTTTTCGCGTTGCGGTCCTCCGCATTCGACGCCTTCATGGGCCTCAGCGACCGACTGTGGTCGGCCACAGGCCGGACCCATGGCCTCTCCCTGGGCACCCTGGCCCGCCACCTTCGGGAGTATCTCCTGGAGCAAAGCCCCCTCCCGGCGGCGCAAATTACGGAAACGGTCCAGTCTGATCTGGACCGTCTGCCCGGCCGCAGGGGAGTGCTCTGA
- a CDS encoding type II toxin-antitoxin system HicA family toxin — protein sequence MMPPLPILRGRELVAIFERFGWNVVRQQGSHIILTKDGSMATLSIPAHKAVARGTLRGLIRAADLSVQEFLSTYEAG from the coding sequence CTGATGCCGCCCTTACCCATATTGCGGGGACGGGAACTGGTTGCGATTTTTGAGCGTTTTGGATGGAATGTTGTCCGGCAGCAGGGCAGCCATATTATTTTGACGAAAGACGGGTCTATGGCCACGCTTTCAATACCGGCGCATAAAGCGGTGGCTAGGGGGACTTTGAGGGGATTGATCCGCGCCGCTGACCTCAGCGTGCAGGAGTTTTTATCCACCTATGAGGCTGGATAA